In Sorghum bicolor cultivar BTx623 chromosome 8, Sorghum_bicolor_NCBIv3, whole genome shotgun sequence, one genomic interval encodes:
- the LOC8066963 gene encoding cytochrome P450 94C1, translated as MAAADAALPWAAQCAGMALFASSSFLLVLALVLLLLRRWPWCSCHVCRAYLTGSWARDFTNLGDWYAHLLRESPSGTVHVHVLGCTVTANPANVEYMLKTNFDNFPKGKTFAALLGDLLGGGIFNVDGHAWRHQRKMASLELGSVAVRSYAFRIIAQEVEARLMPVLAAAADAGAVVDLQDVFRRFAFDTICKISFGLDPGCLEKEMPVSKLADAFDTATRLCAMRGAAASPLLWKAKRLLNVGSERELREAIKLVDELAAAMIRERRKLGVANSHDLLSRFMASAGDDAHHDDVDDKYLRDIVVSFLLAGRDTVSSALTTLFMLLSKNPAVADAMRAEAGGSEAPLTYEQLKRLHYTHAVLYENMRLFPPVQFDSKFCAGPDVLPDGTYVSGGTRVMYHPYAMGRMPRIWGADHGAFRPDRWLTGAGGSFVPESLYKYPVFQAGLRVCLGKELAITEMKAVAVAVVRAFDVQVVGDSGSAACAPKFVSGLTASISGGLPVRISRRVRS; from the coding sequence ATGGCAGCAGCTGATGCAGCCTTGCCCTGGGCGGCGCAGTGCGCGGGCATGGCCCtgttcgcctcctcctccttcttgcTGGTGCTGGCCCTGGTGCTCTTGCTCCTCCGCCGCTGGCCCTGGTGCAGCTGCCATGTCTGCCGGGCGTACCTCACGGGGTCGTGGGCACGGGACTTCACCAACCTCGGCGACTGGTACGCGCACCTCCTCCGGGAGTCGCCCTCCGGCACCGTCCACGTCCACGTTCTGGGCTGCACCGTCACCGCCAACCCGGCCAACGTCGAGTACATGCTCAAGACCAACTTCGACAACTTCCCCAAGGGCAAGACCTTCGCCGCGCTCCTCGGGGACCTCCTCGGCGGCGGCATCTTCAACGTCGACGGCCACGCCTGGCGCCACCAGCGCAAGATGGCTAGCCTCGAGCTCGGAAGCGTCGCCGTGCGCTCCTACGCCTTCCGGATCATCGCCCAGGAGGTGGAGGCCCGTCTCATGCcggtcctcgccgccgccgccgacgccggcgcGGTGGTCGACCTGCAGGACGTGTTCCGCCGCTTCGCCTTCGACACCATCTGCAAGATCTCCTTCGGCCTCGACCCGGGCTGCCTCGAGAAGGAGATGCCTGTGTCCAAGCTCGCCGACGCCTTCGACACCGCCACGCGCCTCTGCGCCATGCGCGGCGCCGCGGCGTCGCCGCTGCTCTGGAAGGCCAAGCGCCTGCTCAACGTCGGAtccgagagggagctcagggAGGCCATCAAGCTCGTCGACGAGCTCGCGGCCGCCATGATCCGGGAGCGCCGCAAGCTGGGCGTCGCCAACAGCCACGACCTCCTGTCCCGCTTCATGGCCTCGGCCGGCGACGACGCGCACCACGACGACGTCGACGACAAGTACCTCCGCGACATCGTCGTCAGCTTCCTCCTCGCGGGGCGCGACACCGTGTCCTCCGCGCTCACCACGCTCTTCATGCTCCTGTCCAAGAAcccggccgtggcggacgccatgcGCGCCGAGGCCGGCGGCTCGGAGGCGCCGCTCACCTACGAGCAGCTGAAGCGCCTGCACTACACCCACGCGGTGCTGTACGAGAACATGCGCCTGTTCCCGCCGGTGCAGTTCGACTCCAAGTTCTGCGCCGGGCCCGACGTGCTCCCCGACGGCACCTACGTGTCCGGCGGCACGCGCGTGATGTACCACCCCTACGCCATGGGCAGGATGCCGCGCATCTGGGGCGCCGACCACGGCGCGTTCCGCCCGGACCGGTGGCTCACCGGCGCCGGCGGCTCGTTCGTGCCCGAGAGCCTGTACAAGTACCCGGTGTTCCAGGCGGGACTCCGCGTGTGCCTCGGCAAGGAGCTCGCCATCACCGAGATGAAGGCGGTCGCGGTGGCCGTCGTGAGAGCGTTCGACGTCCAGGTCGTCGGGGACAGTGGCAGCGCCGCCTGCGCGCCAAAGTTCGTGTCGGGGCTCACCGCGTCCATCAGCGGCGGCCTACCAGTGAGGATTAGTAGACGAGTTCGAAGCTAG